The following are encoded together in the Pleurocapsa sp. FMAR1 genome:
- a CDS encoding dynamin-like GTPase family protein, translating to MSFLTPQCSELVHNVNSILDLVAELNKNQQVRVAEASLSKAIAPKFEIVFAGAFSAGKSMLINALLERELLYSAEGHATGTECYIEYAEPEAERVVLTFLSEAEIKQQALSLCQHLGLSAKDNINEPEIINLLHQTCAVIIEQEGGVSKSERAKKANALVLLLKGFAANRDRIDAKKNNTYSMEEFNFSNLSQAATYARRGSNSAVLTKVEYYCHHPLLEDGNVLVDMPGIDAPVKKDAELTYSKIEHPDTSAVICVLKPASAGEMTSEETELMEKMKSNLGIRDRVFYVFNRIDQTWYNGQLRQRLDSLIQSEFRGNKRVYKTSGLLGFYGSQVKSTNISDRFGLNSLFVESVKGIGGEEETPQFVSEFNNYCANSGKLTRTNFRVSVNSYETQNENYTRILSEFGTPLIEQLIADSGIEEFRSAISRYLTEEKRPQLFANLAEDLKPICNNLKQHYLKQLQELDNQPHEIEAMKTQELTLLNQRLQVIGKEFSQHLENEVNSIVTNQNSEFESDFQKLKAQMVSRLDELLQTFSVQGAYSRATLSHPRNATAPLIAVLVEALYYLANELEVILVAASQVLVQNFCQRLSDRFKQQEYYRQLDRLLGEDTGIQTELKELEAKLIHALVSEAKTECDCYVRESPRFYDEGTFSIYQFRQTLQQTSQGYDCASMVEAEPAIRQLLKLDFEPKVSTTIRRNFRQTINQTIKTQLLPMAQQQAEKILQYYPQARAFLEQTLEQEAIAKIALNQNLQLEVKEKIKQYNQSVNGLNECLRSLQLFDHQLPVIDRQEIGVNIDSVNTQPNHANE from the coding sequence ATGAGTTTTCTGACTCCCCAATGTTCTGAACTAGTCCATAACGTCAACAGCATCTTAGATTTAGTAGCAGAATTAAATAAAAATCAGCAAGTTCGAGTTGCCGAAGCCTCTTTGAGCAAGGCGATCGCGCCTAAGTTTGAAATTGTTTTTGCGGGGGCATTTAGTGCAGGCAAATCGATGTTGATTAATGCACTCTTGGAACGGGAATTGCTTTATAGTGCCGAAGGACACGCCACAGGCACAGAATGCTACATAGAATACGCTGAACCCGAAGCCGAAAGAGTGGTTCTAACTTTTTTGAGTGAAGCAGAAATTAAACAGCAAGCCCTTAGTTTATGCCAGCATTTGGGATTATCAGCAAAAGATAATATTAATGAACCAGAAATAATCAATTTACTGCATCAGACTTGTGCTGTAATTATTGAACAAGAAGGCGGTGTAAGTAAGTCAGAAAGGGCAAAAAAGGCTAATGCTTTAGTTTTACTGCTAAAAGGATTTGCAGCAAATCGCGATCGCATTGATGCTAAGAAAAATAATACTTATTCGATGGAGGAATTTAATTTCTCTAATTTATCCCAAGCAGCTACTTATGCCAGACGGGGTAGTAATAGCGCAGTATTGACTAAGGTTGAATATTACTGTCATCATCCCCTTTTAGAAGACGGTAATGTTTTGGTAGATATGCCAGGTATTGACGCGCCTGTAAAAAAAGATGCCGAACTTACCTACAGCAAAATCGAACATCCCGACACCTCGGCAGTAATTTGTGTGCTTAAACCCGCTTCGGCTGGAGAAATGACTTCAGAAGAAACCGAGTTGATGGAAAAGATGAAATCTAATCTAGGAATACGCGATCGCGTTTTTTATGTCTTTAATCGCATCGATCAAACTTGGTATAACGGACAATTAAGACAGCGTTTGGATAGCTTGATTCAAAGTGAGTTTAGAGGTAACAAGCGGGTATATAAAACCAGTGGCTTATTAGGATTCTACGGTAGTCAAGTCAAATCTACCAACATCAGCGATCGCTTTGGTTTAAATTCTCTATTTGTCGAAAGTGTTAAAGGGATTGGGGGAGAGGAAGAAACGCCCCAGTTTGTGAGTGAATTTAATAATTACTGTGCCAACTCAGGTAAACTTACTCGCACGAACTTTAGAGTATCCGTCAATAGTTACGAAACACAGAATGAAAACTATACTCGCATCCTCAGCGAATTTGGTACGCCCTTAATTGAACAACTGATTGCCGATAGTGGCATTGAAGAATTTCGTAGTGCGATTAGTCGCTACCTAACCGAAGAAAAACGCCCTCAGCTATTTGCTAACCTAGCTGAAGATCTCAAGCCTATCTGTAACAACCTTAAACAGCATTACCTCAAGCAACTACAAGAGTTAGATAATCAACCCCATGAGATTGAGGCGATGAAGACTCAGGAGTTGACGCTACTTAACCAAAGGCTACAGGTAATTGGTAAAGAATTCTCGCAACATTTAGAAAATGAAGTAAATTCCATCGTTACCAATCAAAATTCTGAATTTGAATCAGACTTTCAAAAACTTAAAGCGCAAATGGTAAGTCGTCTTGATGAACTCCTGCAAACCTTTTCCGTACAGGGTGCTTATAGTCGCGCTACTTTATCCCATCCCCGTAATGCAACCGCGCCTCTTATTGCTGTGTTGGTAGAAGCTTTGTACTACTTGGCTAACGAACTTGAGGTTATTTTAGTTGCAGCATCACAGGTGTTAGTTCAAAACTTTTGTCAGCGTTTGAGCGATCGCTTTAAACAACAAGAATATTACCGTCAACTGGATCGTTTACTGGGTGAAGATACTGGTATTCAAACAGAATTAAAAGAATTAGAAGCTAAATTAATTCATGCCCTAGTTAGTGAAGCCAAAACAGAATGCGATTGCTATGTTCGGGAAAGCCCACGCTTTTATGATGAAGGAACGTTTTCTATCTATCAGTTTCGTCAGACATTACAGCAGACTTCTCAAGGTTATGACTGCGCCAGCATGGTTGAAGCCGAACCTGCTATCCGTCAGCTATTAAAGTTAGATTTTGAACCAAAAGTTTCCACCACAATTCGTCGCAATTTCCGTCAAACAATCAACCAAACTATCAAAACCCAATTGTTACCAATGGCGCAACAACAAGCAGAGAAAATCTTACAATATTATCCCCAAGCAAGAGCATTTCTAGAACAAACTTTGGAACAGGAAGCTATTGCTAAAATTGCTCTCAATCAGAATTTACAGTTAGAAGTAAAAGAGAAAATAAAACAGTATAACCAGTCAGTAAATGGCTTGAACGAATGCTTGCGATCGCTCCAATTATTTGACCATCAATTACCAGTTATTGATCGACAAGAAATAGGTGTAAATATTGACTCAGTTAATACACAGCCCAATCATGCAAATGAATAG
- a CDS encoding KGK domain-containing protein, producing the protein MTNSSIDLKPNEHLSSCDNRDVISFDSRDPIYISKLFALVRSAFEGHIIYYISNSITQKLANKCDAKLWFEDGEKCEILKATSSGWKTGKMKLKINISLEFISDQPEQDKSPLDDVRQEFNQSNS; encoded by the coding sequence ATGACAAATTCCAGTATTGATTTAAAACCAAATGAACATTTGAGTAGCTGCGATAATCGAGACGTTATTTCTTTTGATTCAAGAGATCCTATTTATATTAGTAAATTATTTGCTCTTGTTAGATCAGCATTTGAAGGTCACATTATTTATTATATAAGTAATTCTATTACCCAAAAGTTAGCAAACAAATGTGATGCAAAACTATGGTTTGAAGATGGAGAAAAGTGTGAAATTCTTAAAGCTACTTCTTCAGGATGGAAAACAGGAAAAATGAAGTTAAAAATTAATATATCTTTAGAATTTATTTCCGATCAACCTGAACAAGATAAATCACCTCTTGATGATGTTCGTCAAGAATTTAATCAAAGTAACTCATAA
- a CDS encoding KGK domain-containing protein, whose protein sequence is MEEANKFINGDEVISINDKENNVLINHHTYKAEEFLSRLGKHIDRNKKEIWIDKGVPCKMLSPNQQWQKGKIKICLQFIPDRPESMLDDIRQENQ, encoded by the coding sequence ATGGAAGAAGCAAATAAATTTATCAATGGCGATGAAGTAATTTCAATTAATGATAAAGAAAATAATGTTTTAATTAATCATCATACTTATAAAGCTGAAGAGTTTTTAAGTAGACTAGGCAAACACATTGACCGTAATAAGAAAGAGATATGGATTGACAAAGGAGTGCCTTGTAAAATGCTATCTCCCAATCAACAATGGCAAAAAGGTAAAATAAAGATCTGTTTACAGTTTATTCCCGATCGACCAGAATCAATGCTGGATGACATTAGACAAGAAAATCAGTAG
- a CDS encoding KGK domain-containing protein translates to MNSEINFKQMEHEDSNAVVSFNNGTTFKVCKFMENINTFFRQLILNELQEKLRQAGLGTPPRVNTWNTGVDAEILEPKSGEWKKGKVRMRVILEFCPDEPEDATINNVQQNSNSLDDIRQTIS, encoded by the coding sequence ATGAACTCAGAAATTAATTTCAAGCAAATGGAACATGAAGACTCTAATGCGGTTGTTTCTTTTAATAATGGAACGACATTTAAAGTCTGTAAGTTTATGGAAAATATAAACACTTTTTTTAGACAATTAATACTCAATGAGTTACAAGAAAAATTAAGACAGGCTGGTTTAGGAACTCCTCCTCGCGTTAATACTTGGAATACAGGTGTTGATGCCGAAATTTTAGAACCTAAATCTGGAGAATGGAAAAAAGGCAAGGTAAGAATGAGAGTAATTTTAGAATTTTGTCCTGATGAACCAGAAGATGCAACAATTAATAACGTTCAACAAAACAGCAATTCTTTAGATGACATCCGTCAGACCATTTCTTAA
- a CDS encoding HNH endonuclease: MSKIQRINIPQPVKKYVLQRNNHQCQSCGKKNTEARLNIDHIIPLAKGGSNDISNLQVLCSPCNQRKKHHFDSRFRRNYN; the protein is encoded by the coding sequence ATGTCTAAAATACAGAGAATTAATATTCCTCAGCCTGTTAAAAAATATGTATTGCAGCGAAATAACCATCAATGCCAAAGCTGCGGTAAAAAGAATACCGAAGCTCGACTAAATATAGATCATATTATTCCTCTGGCTAAGGGCGGAAGCAACGATATAAGTAACCTGCAAGTCTTATGTAGCCCATGTAATCAAAGGAAAAAGCATCATTTTGATTCTCGTTTTCGGCGTAATTATAATTAG
- a CDS encoding carbon dioxide-concentrating mechanism protein CcmK, which translates to MSQQHAVGVIQALGFPAVLAASDAMLKAGRVTLVYFDKGESGTFVIAIRGPIAEVRPSMEAGLLAAENTFGGEVTTHYTVPNPPDNVVAVLPIAYTEEVEQYRF; encoded by the coding sequence ATGTCTCAACAACACGCAGTAGGAGTAATCCAAGCCCTTGGTTTTCCTGCTGTCTTAGCTGCTTCTGATGCGATGTTAAAAGCTGGTCGCGTTACCTTAGTTTATTTTGATAAAGGAGAAAGCGGCACTTTTGTAATTGCTATTCGTGGTCCAATTGCCGAAGTTAGACCTTCTATGGAAGCAGGATTACTGGCAGCAGAAAATACTTTTGGTGGTGAGGTGACTACTCACTATACTGTACCCAACCCACCAGATAATGTAGTTGCTGTTTTGCCTATCGCCTATACCGAAGAAGTAGAGCAATATCGCTTTTAA
- a CDS encoding carbon dioxide-concentrating mechanism protein CcmK, with product MPSQSAVGSIETKGFPGILAAADAMVKAGRVTLVGYIRVGSARFNVNIRGDVSEVKTAMAAGIEAVKKAEGATLESWVIIPRPHENVCAVLPIDYTEEVMPYFDQVEGRTLPIAPSPNSLLS from the coding sequence ATGCCGTCTCAATCTGCGGTAGGATCGATTGAAACCAAAGGATTCCCAGGTATTTTAGCAGCAGCCGATGCTATGGTAAAAGCAGGTCGAGTGACCTTAGTTGGTTATATTCGTGTAGGTAGTGCGCGCTTTAACGTTAATATTCGCGGTGACGTATCTGAAGTAAAAACGGCTATGGCTGCGGGAATCGAGGCAGTAAAAAAAGCAGAAGGAGCAACGTTAGAGTCTTGGGTAATTATTCCTCGCCCCCATGAAAACGTCTGTGCTGTCTTGCCTATTGACTACACTGAAGAGGTAATGCCTTACTTCGATCAGGTAGAAGGAAGAACATTACCTATCGCTCCTAGTCCTAATTCTCTACTGAGTTAA
- a CDS encoding ABC transporter ATP-binding protein has translation MTIASPQPEIKTKKPENDWRLFLKLVPYARQSRGILIVSLVLLIPLAVAGAIQPLIVGQAISLLKEESTWSFLHGVSIKEGINLLSGLLLITVLIKLMFSSVQGYLVQKIGQEITAEVRQDLFTHVTSLASSFFDRTPVGKLITRIASDVEALGNVFASGAIGVVSDFVSILAIIVMIYLTNWKLASILVFMLIPVTALIIYFQQQYRKANYKAREELSRLNSMLQENITGINIVQLFRREKYNSEMYRSINERYRSEVDKTIFHDSAVSATLEWIALVAIAAVLWAGGIFVLRDTMQYGELTAFILYAQRLFNPIRQFADKFTMFQSGFTAIERITELLREPIEIRDKVISVAEGHRTLLLNDASNSQTGEIRFENVWFGYKSDEYVIKNLDFTIKPGEKVALVGPTGAGKSSIIRLLCRLYEPSKGRILVDGIDIRDIPQADLRRYIGVILQESFLFAGDVKRNITLGDDYSLEEVKQAAKLVNIDSFIEDLPDGYDTTLRERGTNLSGGQKQLLAFARVAIRNPHVLILDEATSSLDVSTEALVQSALDQLLIDRSAIIIAHRLSTIRNVDKILVLKRGELVEFGSHDELLATEGLYASLYKLQMLGN, from the coding sequence ATGACCATCGCTTCTCCCCAGCCAGAAATTAAAACTAAAAAGCCAGAAAATGATTGGCGGTTATTTCTGAAGCTAGTTCCTTACGCTCGCCAAAGCAGAGGAATACTAATTGTTTCTTTGGTTTTACTCATTCCTTTGGCTGTGGCTGGTGCAATTCAGCCTTTGATTGTTGGTCAAGCTATTTCCTTGCTTAAAGAAGAATCAACCTGGAGTTTTTTGCATGGGGTATCTATCAAAGAGGGAATTAATCTTTTATCAGGGTTGTTGTTAATCACGGTATTAATCAAGCTGATGTTCTCGTCAGTGCAGGGTTATCTGGTACAAAAAATTGGACAGGAGATTACTGCCGAAGTCAGACAAGATCTGTTCACTCACGTTACTTCTTTAGCCTCTAGCTTTTTTGATCGCACTCCTGTGGGCAAACTAATTACTCGTATTGCTAGTGATGTAGAAGCTTTAGGAAATGTTTTTGCTAGCGGTGCAATTGGCGTAGTTAGTGATTTTGTTTCTATTCTGGCGATTATAGTGATGATTTATCTCACTAACTGGAAGCTGGCATCAATTCTGGTTTTTATGCTGATTCCCGTGACGGCACTAATTATTTATTTCCAGCAGCAATATCGTAAAGCCAACTATAAAGCCAGAGAGGAACTATCTAGGCTCAACTCCATGCTGCAAGAAAATATTACAGGAATTAATATTGTGCAGCTATTTCGGCGGGAAAAATACAACAGCGAAATGTATCGCTCAATTAACGAACGCTATCGCTCAGAAGTTGATAAAACTATCTTTCATGATTCGGCTGTATCGGCGACGCTGGAATGGATTGCTTTAGTTGCGATCGCAGCGGTTCTTTGGGCAGGAGGGATCTTTGTGCTTCGGGACACCATGCAGTATGGAGAACTAACGGCGTTTATTCTCTATGCCCAACGGTTATTTAATCCCATACGTCAGTTTGCTGATAAGTTTACCATGTTTCAGTCTGGGTTTACCGCGATCGAAAGGATTACGGAATTGTTAAGAGAACCCATTGAAATTAGAGATAAAGTCATCTCTGTTGCCGAGGGACACCGTACTTTGTTGTTAAATGATGCTAGTAACTCTCAAACAGGCGAAATTCGCTTTGAGAACGTTTGGTTTGGCTACAAAAGCGATGAATATGTAATCAAAAATTTAGACTTCACTATTAAACCTGGAGAAAAAGTAGCCTTAGTCGGTCCTACAGGTGCGGGAAAAAGCTCTATAATTCGCTTGCTGTGTCGTCTTTATGAACCAAGTAAGGGCAGAATATTGGTAGACGGCATTGATATTAGAGATATTCCTCAAGCAGATTTACGTCGCTACATTGGTGTGATTTTACAAGAAAGCTTTTTATTTGCGGGAGATGTCAAACGCAATATTACCTTGGGTGACGACTATTCCCTTGAAGAAGTTAAACAGGCTGCTAAATTAGTTAATATTGATAGCTTTATTGAAGATTTGCCTGATGGCTATGACACAACCTTACGGGAGAGAGGTACAAACCTTTCGGGGGGACAAAAACAGCTTTTGGCTTTTGCGCGGGTTGCCATCCGTAATCCTCATGTTTTGATTTTAGATGAGGCTACTTCTAGCTTAGATGTATCCACCGAAGCTTTGGTTCAATCAGCTTTAGATCAGCTACTGATCGATCGTTCGGCAATTATTATTGCTCATCGTCTTTCTACTATCCGTAACGTAGATAAAATTTTGGTATTAAAGCGTGGCGAGTTAGTAGAATTTGGTAGTCATGATGAATTATTAGCTACCGAAGGATTATATGCCAGCTTATACAAATTACAAATGCTAGGAAATTGA
- the hisG gene encoding ATP phosphoribosyltransferase: protein MITIALPKGALLKDSIELFRNLGLDFSAFLDKTNRQLQISDPTNTAKALLVRAQDVPVYVEYGQAQLGIVGYDVLREKQPEVANLIDLEFGYCRLSVAVPSSSPYKRSVELPPHGRVASKFVNCAKEHFDSIDLPVEIVPLSGSVELGPITGMSEAIVDLVSTGKTLKENGLIETDILYESSARLIAHPLSYRLNRDNINDLVAKLKSRDD from the coding sequence ATGATCACTATTGCCTTACCCAAAGGCGCATTATTAAAAGACAGTATCGAATTGTTTCGCAATCTAGGCTTAGATTTTAGTGCCTTTCTAGATAAAACTAATCGTCAGCTACAAATTAGCGATCCTACAAATACCGCCAAAGCTTTATTGGTTAGAGCGCAAGATGTTCCTGTATATGTAGAATATGGGCAAGCGCAACTGGGAATTGTTGGCTATGATGTATTGCGGGAGAAACAGCCAGAAGTTGCTAACTTGATTGACTTGGAATTTGGTTATTGTCGTCTATCGGTAGCAGTTCCTAGCAGCAGTCCCTATAAACGTTCGGTTGAACTGCCGCCTCACGGCAGGGTGGCATCTAAATTTGTTAACTGTGCCAAAGAACATTTTGACAGTATTGATTTACCTGTAGAGATTGTTCCTTTGTCTGGTTCAGTAGAATTAGGACCAATTACAGGAATGTCTGAGGCAATTGTAGATTTGGTTTCTACAGGTAAAACACTCAAGGAAAATGGCTTAATTGAAACCGATATTCTTTATGAAAGTAGTGCTAGATTGATTGCTCATCCTCTTAGTTATCGACTAAATCGCGACAACATTAATGATTTGGTAGCTAAACTAAAATCGCGGGACGATTAG
- the rarD gene encoding EamA family transporter RarD codes for MNSQRLGILYAVLAYGIWGLFPLYWKLLGSIPALEILSHRVIWSSVLLLGVLFSYRRWQELGKLILKPRQLLPLLASGSILAFNWGLYIYGVNSDRIIETSLGYFINPLVSVLLGVIILRERLQWLQWLAFSLATFGVGYSIFAAGQVPWIALGLAFSFGIYGFLRKIIVVKPLLGLAVETCLLAPVAIAYLTWHNDNHFGQNGLITLLLIGCGVVTSVPLFCFNSAVQLLRLSTIGFLQYIAPSLQLIIGVWLYHESFTRNNAIVFGLIWTALAVYSATSLVNRKA; via the coding sequence ATGAATTCTCAACGTTTGGGAATATTGTATGCAGTTTTAGCTTATGGCATCTGGGGATTGTTTCCGCTGTATTGGAAACTTTTAGGCTCAATTCCTGCTCTCGAAATTTTAAGTCATCGTGTCATTTGGTCTAGCGTATTACTGTTGGGGGTTTTGTTTAGCTACAGGCGTTGGCAAGAGTTAGGCAAGCTGATTTTAAAACCAAGGCAATTATTACCTTTACTCGCTTCAGGCAGCATTTTGGCTTTTAATTGGGGATTGTATATCTATGGAGTCAACAGCGATCGCATTATTGAAACTAGTTTAGGATATTTTATTAATCCTCTGGTTAGCGTGCTGTTGGGTGTAATTATATTGCGCGAGCGACTTCAATGGTTACAGTGGCTTGCGTTTAGTTTAGCAACTTTCGGTGTTGGCTACTCAATTTTTGCAGCGGGGCAAGTTCCTTGGATTGCTTTGGGTTTAGCTTTTTCCTTTGGGATATATGGATTTTTAAGAAAGATAATTGTTGTTAAACCATTACTGGGGTTGGCAGTAGAAACCTGCTTATTAGCTCCTGTAGCGATCGCTTATCTTACATGGCACAATGACAACCACTTTGGACAAAATGGGTTGATTACCCTACTCTTGATTGGTTGTGGGGTTGTAACATCTGTTCCCTTGTTTTGCTTTAATAGTGCTGTACAACTGCTACGACTTTCGACTATCGGGTTTTTGCAATACATTGCACCCAGTCTGCAACTAATAATCGGAGTTTGGTTATATCATGAATCCTTTACCAGAAATAATGCGATCGTCTTTGGCTTGATTTGGACTGCATTAGCAGTTTATTCGGCTACTTCTCTTGTCAATCGCAAGGCATGA
- a CDS encoding LysR family transcriptional regulator produces the protein MDTLSSMKVLCQVVELGSFVAAAERLDLSTAMTSKHIMNLERHLGARLLNRSSRHLSLTEAGIVYYEQCREIIDNLEVLEAAVKKTAVTARGVLKITAPIWFANPLFTRALTEYRSCYPDVFLELNLNDRIVDLVEEGFDLALRVTYKNPNPSLLTRRICPIQFMLVASPDYLRRNGHPKNLNELSKHIAVTYQYLQFADKIFFDNPSEREKIKLPFSVRSNSTNMLYQAALAGMGLAILPEWLIEGDITSRRLEVLKLDCTLPTSFLYTVYTSRKYLSPKIRTFVDFLAEYFSGLSSKD, from the coding sequence ATGGACACTTTAAGTAGCATGAAAGTTTTGTGTCAGGTAGTCGAATTGGGAAGTTTTGTAGCTGCTGCCGAGCGGCTAGATTTGTCTACAGCTATGACTAGCAAACATATCATGAACTTGGAGCGACACTTAGGCGCACGTTTGTTGAATCGAAGCAGCCGACATTTGAGCTTAACCGAGGCAGGTATAGTGTATTACGAGCAATGCCGAGAAATTATCGACAATTTGGAAGTGCTGGAGGCAGCAGTAAAAAAAACGGCAGTCACTGCACGTGGCGTACTTAAGATTACTGCTCCGATTTGGTTTGCCAACCCATTATTTACTAGAGCCTTAACGGAATACCGCTCTTGCTATCCAGATGTTTTCTTGGAGCTAAATTTAAACGATCGGATAGTTGACCTAGTGGAAGAAGGATTTGACCTAGCGTTACGTGTAACCTATAAAAATCCCAATCCTTCATTGCTTACACGACGCATTTGCCCGATTCAATTCATGTTGGTTGCTTCACCTGACTATTTACGAAGAAATGGACACCCAAAAAACCTCAACGAACTATCGAAACATATAGCTGTTACCTATCAATACTTGCAGTTTGCCGATAAAATATTTTTTGATAATCCTAGCGAGCGGGAGAAAATAAAACTACCATTTTCAGTCCGCTCCAACAGCACTAATATGCTGTATCAGGCTGCTCTAGCAGGCATGGGATTAGCGATATTGCCAGAGTGGTTGATTGAAGGCGATATTACCAGCCGACGACTGGAGGTTCTGAAGCTAGACTGTACCTTGCCAACCTCATTCCTTTATACTGTCTACACAAGTAGAAAATACCTATCACCTAAAATAAGGACTTTTGTAGATTTTCTAGCAGAATATTTTTCTGGCTTGTCTTCAAAAGATTAG
- a CDS encoding aromatic alcohol reductase, with amino-acid sequence MNNTPILVLGAGELGMAILRNLAKRAALFPGTTLTVLLRPSTINSHDPSKLRKLDELQSLGVRFLPSDLATDSICDLSRLFKDFHTVIGCTGFVAGRDIQLKLARAVLDASVKRYFPWQFGVDYDIIGKGNSQDLFDVQLDVRNLLRSQERLEWVIVSTGMFVSFLFEPSFGVVDLTQNMIHALGSWDNAVTVTTSEDIGALTAEIIFAEPRIVNRIVYTAGDTVTYAQLADIVDSVLGRKMQRVEWSVPMLKDELAKDPGNLIKKYRVVFAEGKGVSWEIDKTFNAQHGIEVCSVKRWAQKNLK; translated from the coding sequence ATGAATAACACTCCCATTCTTGTCTTGGGTGCAGGTGAACTCGGCATGGCTATTCTTCGCAATTTAGCCAAGCGCGCAGCTTTATTTCCTGGCACTACTCTCACAGTCCTCCTCCGCCCTTCAACAATTAATTCTCACGATCCCAGCAAACTACGAAAGCTCGACGAACTTCAATCCCTTGGTGTCAGATTCTTACCCAGCGACCTCGCTACCGACTCCATTTGCGACCTCTCCCGTCTTTTCAAGGACTTCCATACCGTAATCGGCTGCACTGGCTTCGTGGCTGGGCGTGATATCCAACTCAAGCTTGCTCGCGCAGTTCTTGATGCTAGCGTAAAGCGTTATTTTCCCTGGCAATTCGGCGTTGACTACGACATTATCGGCAAAGGCAACTCCCAGGATCTATTTGACGTGCAGTTGGACGTACGCAACCTCTTGCGATCGCAAGAGCGCCTGGAATGGGTCATAGTTTCGACGGGTATGTTCGTTAGTTTTTTGTTCGAGCCTTCGTTCGGCGTAGTCGACTTAACGCAAAATATGATACACGCACTGGGAAGTTGGGATAACGCTGTCACTGTCACCACGTCCGAGGACATCGGTGCTTTAACGGCGGAAATTATTTTTGCCGAACCACGGATTGTTAACCGCATTGTGTACACGGCTGGAGATACAGTCACATACGCGCAATTAGCGGACATCGTTGACTCCGTTTTGGGTCGGAAGATGCAGCGAGTGGAATGGAGTGTGCCTATGTTGAAAGACGAACTAGCGAAAGATCCCGGCAACCTGATTAAAAAATATAGGGTTGTGTTCGCGGAGGGCAAAGGGGTCTCATGGGAAATAGACAAGACGTTTAATGCCCAGCATGGAATCGAGGTTTGCAGTGTCAAACGGTGGGCGCAGAAGAATTTGAAATGA
- a CDS encoding GNAT family N-acetyltransferase: MNCSHVQFCADKSKVDFVQLQRLFAKTAFWAQERNINDLQIAIANSNPVVTVRDAERLIGFARATSDGVYRAGIWDVIVDPDYQGIGLGRKLVETVISHPLVSKVERVYLTTTHQQSFYERIGFKQNESTTMVLYNNSKPSEDLARRIQELPVGLIIDN, from the coding sequence ATGAATTGTAGTCATGTTCAATTTTGTGCCGATAAATCAAAAGTAGATTTCGTACAGCTACAACGCCTGTTCGCAAAAACAGCTTTTTGGGCGCAAGAACGAAATATAAATGACTTACAAATTGCGATCGCCAACAGCAATCCTGTAGTTACAGTCCGGGACGCAGAACGTCTTATAGGCTTTGCTAGAGCAACTTCCGATGGTGTATACCGTGCAGGAATTTGGGATGTAATAGTTGACCCCGATTATCAAGGCATAGGCTTGGGCAGAAAGCTAGTAGAAACCGTCATATCTCATCCTTTAGTTAGCAAAGTAGAAAGAGTTTATTTAACTACCACTCATCAGCAAAGCTTTTACGAGCGTATCGGCTTTAAACAAAACGAAAGTACTACTATGGTGTTGTACAACAACTCAAAACCTTCGGAGGACTTAGCCCGACGAATCCAAGAACTACCAGTAGGATTGATAATTGATAATTGA